The sequence GTACCATTTTCCTCTGTGCTTTGTATGAGAGTTGTGTACATTGCATTGGGTCCAGTACTCCAATTCTTAAGTTAAGAAATCATTTCGTGGCTGGCATTTCTATAACAAAATTGATGTTACAGAGCAAAATGCTGGCTTACAGAAAAAAGGCATTTTATTGACTTTCCTTGGTTTCAACAAGTTAAGTTCATAAGATGCATGGCAGAGTTCACCTAAGTCTCAGAAAACAACCACTGTCAAcacaatctcatgaaaatacaGATAATGACCAGCCTCAACAAGAATTGTGACACCAATGATTAAAGAGAACTTCTCTTATTTTACCAATACTGTATCTATTATCCTCTTGTGATTTAGATTTGGTCTGGAGGGCCTTTTGCACCAAAATGGGTTATTTTTGTAGCCCGTGACAATCCCCCAGTAGTTGGCAATCCCCCCTACCTCATTCTCTACTAAAAAGTGCTAAGTTCTGATACAGGCCAGGAAGTAATAGGGTAATGAATGTTGAATGCTTGACATTCATGTAATCAATTTACACTCTATATTATTGGATCAttggatgtttgttttttcctgtCTAAAGTTTCGGCTTcgtaatcaaaatattttttaatcTTATTGTACATCTATTCAAAGGAGACGTCAGTTCAACAATCCTTTCTGTCCTACCCACTACTCTCCTCCATGCAGTAGTTATGCCTTCTTTAGATTGCAGTAAAGATCTATTTGATAGTGTATTCTGAAATGGTCTTTGGATGGAGAGCGTTTCCAGTCAAGAAAGTGTTTCCAGTCAAGAAATCATTTCTGTGCAAGACATGTACCATATGCACCACTGAAGtacaaaataactttttttcagcatTACAGTACAACCCTTAAACAACAGTAGAATGTAGATCATTCTCAGTCAGCACATCATCTTTGTCTTGAAGAACCTTAGCTTTTGTGGTTTCTGGCTTGGTCACTTAAGTCAAGTGGTAAAAGTGTACgttaaagttgtttttttgtcagaGACTAGGAGATCAAAGTCTTATGTTTGGCCAAAACCATacggtaaggccatgttgatttgactatttaaatgacatcctctgggaaccccaaattGATCCAAGCATGCAAATTCTGCCCCCAAAAAAGTTATGAAATCTAAgcagtcaggaaggttgaacagatgaccaaacaaaatgttgttcatttttgttctttcacatcttagACCTTTGAATCAACGTGGGCATTCTTTGACATTAAAATGTTTTTTGATCTGCAGCAGACATgtgtatttgcttattttgcagctACCTTTTTATGATTACAACAttgttaaaaacttttttcGGAAATGGTCAAAAATTAATGCtcgcacagatgtcatccatgttatcaaatcaatatggcctaagtTGACATAAAAGAAATGTTTAGCAAGAACCATTTGCTGCGTATTACTCTCCAATTGTACATGGGGCAGTTCCTCTGTGATGCACTGTCCCTTTGAAACACTTAACAGCAATCGTCCTCGGTGTCAGGAAATTTGGTGCCATGCATAGTACAAAGTGATTGACATTGGTACAGAAAACACTTCCATCAACATTATATACAATTACTGATATATATTCAGCTATGCCTCTGCACAGAAAGCCACTTTGGTTACTTGTAATCAAATACAGTGAACATAGGTAGATTGTACATTGAAAAACATGCAAGTTACATATGAGACCAAAATTTGAAACACTTAACCCACATGATGTCAAACCtgctaaaaacttcaatacaTCAACAATTCACAGCCTTTCAACAgtaaatgtatatacaatatttCCACTGGCTTGTTCAGCCACAAAAAAGACTATAGCTCTTATTTCAGTCATTACTGCAAACCTGAGTATTGTAAAGCATGAGCAAAGTGCAGACAGGTATCATTTAGATATGGCAAAGCTGTCAATTTGGTGAgatcatttttttccaaaacatgACAACTCAGGAAAATCTAACATCAAAcatttttcccattttggtaatgttagttcaccACTATTcccagggtaacctatatccattgtttttataaATGAGGAATGGTGtaaagggatatcaagtccatcaggcagtggtttcaaattgcaatatttttaagatactgcaatttgaaaaccACTGTCCATTGGCTTGATATCTTTAGATACACTCTTCTCAAAAAAGATAAAGGTTACCATGTGGATGAACTCATGCCTTGAATACAAAAATTGTTGGAGTACCAAGTATATGTTTTACAGGGTAAACAAATGTATAGCGACTTGTGTGTTTGAAAAAATTACTTTTTCATATCACCGgtagagaaaaatctgtcttgGATGGTCAAACTAATTCTACTTCAATTCAGAGCTACTTTTCAAAAGGACCTGTACATCTGAATATCTCTCCTCATCCATTGTAAATCTACATTGTTCTCCTGGAACTAGTCAAATATGAAAACTAatagttatgtatcagactTAAATCGTGGGCGAGACATACCCCTCAACTGGATGTCTCCCCTTCTTCAACTTTAcaaagtagtacatgtatttacaacaTCATCTTCTTCTCAGATGTGATTTAACACATTTGTGTGGTCGGCAATGTTGACCAACTGTCCAGGCCTCACCACAGATCAGTGCTGAAGAAGTTCAAAGTCAAATGCTGTACACGGCAATGAGGAGTAACCTGTACTTGTCACACAAATaatgtacagaaatgtacagTACTTCCTCACGTACAATTCACACGAGTGCAACCAACAATGCATTTTCCATCAATTTTCTTAAACAAAgacataaaaagaaaaatgaGCCCTGTTAACTACTCAACACATGGTGAAAGATTTCCCTTAAAGCCATACAAGTCCACTGTAATGTTTAAAAGTTGAATACCATTACTGGACATGTACAACGTGTGGATACTCAACTTGTGATGTTATTATATGGAAGAATCATAGTCTCTAAGCTGCATAGCAATTGTTCTGGTACATTCATAGTGCATGTGAAAAATTGTGACGGTTTTGGTCCGAGCCAAACGACAATGTGGTCACGAACGATGAAACACTTTTGAAGGTATATCACCATGTCTGAAAATGGGCTTTGCATGAGTACAGGTACAGATAATGACATGTCCAGAAGCTCTCTGTTGAATACAAGATTGTGCAATGATTATCTTGCCTAGGATACTCCTGTACGTACTATTTGTCAAATGGATGCTTCCAGGCACCATTTTTTAGAATAATCTTACATACAGGTACATCACTTGGAGTACATTTGGACTGGTGGAAGTCAACTTTTCTGCAGCCCCCATGTAATTTACATTAGAAGCAAAAAGTAGAGGAGTATCTATTGTAAGAAATGGCTAAGATTGCTAACAAACCCTAagcttcctttttttcttcatctgtTGGAATTTTCCTGGAACTTCACTCTTCGTAGTGCACACAGTGGTGTGTGGTGCACACAACTCTCCTGAGTTGCAGCATACCAAAGAGCCTCGTAAGTTAAACCAACAGGAGTTCCTGGACCCTGGGGTGAAGTACCCGCGATCTCTGCCTCCGCTGCTGATGAGGACCCCCGTACTGCACTGCTGAGAAGAGTTGCTAGGTGGCATCAGGGAGAATTAAGGCAACTTCTTGTGTCCAATTCCAGAGAAATTCATATGCGGATGTGGAAAGTGCTGTGGAGTACAATATAATTCACAACCATAGTTGATATTCCTGAACAGAAACAATTCAAGTTACACTGTACAAGAGACGATATGTTTGTCATCTGGTCAATATTTGCAACACCAAAGTGGAAGAAAATAGTAATATTTCACATCCCAATGATAAAGTGGTGACTTACTTGAGGAAGTCAGGTGCTCGTGATATCACATGTTCAAACTCCATATACGACAGCTGGCTGTCGTCATCAAGGTCTGCCTCCTCTAGAATCTGAATTGACAGCGGTGAGATAACAATTAACCTTGACTGAGAATATCATgcagggattttttttttaacagggGTGCTGCGTcctcatgccctgaccatgtgctccctggggagcagatcctctggcaagcataaaattctgattgactaAGGATCAGATGTGGCCATAGTCTTACTGTGACCTGTCTGATAGTACATGTTgtagttttggccccctagaaAGCCATAGAATGCTCCACGTAGACTTAACTCAAAAACTCTTGAATATGCATGAATGTAAACAGcctacattttgaaaaaaaaacagtgcatCATACCATAAGCAGACTAAATTTCTGATCAACTTTGCTACCACACACTATCACTAGTATCAGTTTTTTATCCTGGCAGTGCAATCCTGATGAGGCAAAAATTTCAATGAAGTTGATGTGATTAGCCCTGACATCTTCAGGCTTGAAGCCTGGTGATCCTATTTAGATATAAACGGCAGCAATAGCACAGCCGTTTGTCATCGTAAAAGCTTTTGTACCTTCTCCACAACTGTGTTCATCTCTTCCTGCGTGAGCTCGTCCCTTGTTAAACAGCTCAGCACCTTCCCCAGGTCGGACTTGCTCAGGAATTGGTCCCCATCAGCATCTGTCAGCAGACACACTACATTTACCTGCACATCTCACTGACAATGATAATTGGGAAAGCTGCTCCAAGTCAgccattcatacatgtacctctgtaCTGTGCActcacatcatcatcacagaaAACACTTGATAAAGGTATGTACCCTAAACTGGGACGGCTAAGGAAAAATAATCCTGTCAGCATTTGAAAAAATTAATTGCGATTCGCTAATGGTGATTAAAATAGCCGTTTTCTTCTTCCCGAGGTATTGGTATTTCATTAGACCACTTTCCCCAACTGTAATCAATGCGGCGGTTCCTCCTGAAATTACGGCTCACCATCAACTACAGCGCCGGTACCAACCGACCAGAACAACCTAATCTTGTTTACAGTACAACCTTGCACGCCTCATTTGCTCCAAAGCTGAAGGTTAATACTGACTGGCTCAATTTTACGCAAGAGGGGGAAGAAAGGACTCCATGTCACTTAAAACATGCTCACAACAGGCCTTACGTTAGTGGATGTATCAATGTGAATATCAATTATACATTAAATGgaattcaaagtacatgtacctgtacaatgAGCATTTACATAGTTACAGGCTCTCACTTTTTTCTATGTTTAGACTAGGAAAACTTCCTTCCATGGacatattcatacatacataaagttACTTAGATGCCCCTTTGTTGCTAAAAAAGCAAAGGTGCAAATGTAATTTGATACATACTATCTGGAAGCTTACCATATATTTTGAATGCATAGACAGCCTTGATGTCCTGTGGTGCTTGTTCACTGAACACAGAGAACATGTCCAAGAAGTCATCAAACGTCATGTTTCCTGACCCGTCCTCAGAGAAAACCTCACAGATCCGTCTCCTAAACGGATTTTCCTAAAATACACACGAGAGAGAAAAAATCAGAATCAGCATTTGTGCCCTCCATATCATATATACATCTTTTAGTCCTGACCACTGCTATGTTATCTTGCACATATTCTGAGGAATCTTACTACCATCATTTGCACATTCACTGTTATTGTTAGGTCTTTGGATTGTCTTCTCTAAAAGGTAACATGTTACCTTTCAAGACGTCTTCACAATCAAAAACAAGGTGATTTATCGTTGAATCGGaatgatggctgggagctgcccaagtcctacttaccctTACTCCGGAAGGAGGCGGGGTGGAGGgacagaagatccacgcaagtcttgacctagttcttgCAACTCTCGcaagaactaggtcactccgtgaacaagatggactggatagccatcgaaaatttggaggtacgttctacttacctttgatgtagtcactgattgatgaaaaattctattaacaacGTGATTTATGCAGGGTGTTTCTACAAGGTAAACCACTCAGCAAAAGAATTAATCTATTTACCCCATCTGAGGAGACACGGTCTGATTCCAGTGTACATGGGATGCCATCATGATTGCCTGTCCATTTCAATTTTGTATTCAGTATACACAGCAAATGACCACAAACCACACTGAGAATGGTTTCCCTCTAGCTCcccatatacattgtaatacatGTTACAGAATTTCAAAGGACAGAGATGCTATGGTAAGTATCCCCAAAGCTGCCGAATAGATTAATTTCCTGCTTTGTTGATGTTTAAGAAATATCGATACCCTAGTCTGAAATTAGCACATGTATGGTTGTGTCTTAGGTCAGTGATTTTTATCCTTGCATGCAGTAAGCAGTTAGTGATTTTACTGCCAAGGAATCCACACCATTTGTGGCATGTGggcaatacacctttctcacgcggcggccatgatagatctaaaacgagttcaatgtggcaaacaaaaggctgtccataaTAATTAgaagttcgaccaatggtagcctgccaattaggaactcgaccaataagtgaatggctgcaaattcgttaaaaatttgcattattatgtttttattttgcatctcttaatggactatggggtcagtctacactactctaaattgctacattttttcgGTGCacaacacttcttgtaatattcattattccatcttatatcatgagaatatgtgtggtttgggggataactaaatgggacctgattttagaaataagttttgtctgtttgcctcattgacctcttcttggatctatcatggccgccgcgtgagaaaggtgtatacagtTGTCTCTGACACTTGTTTTTATGCTTGTGTGTTTGAGACTTTGATCATTGATTAAAAGGTCagacaaaacataacaaagacACAGAATACATATGTATGATTGAAGTCATAAAAATTTGACAATTATAATATATCTTGACAATTACATAACCTTTGTCCTCACCAGTTCATGAACTTTCCTTCAAAGCTTTACATgaactttttatttttattgtagGGCTGAATGTTTGATTCACACAAATGTATAACCACAACATGTTTGtatccaggacccatccctccaaATTTGCATGTgggaacagaaaaaaagttgactCCATCCATCTATCAAAAAATGTAAGCTTCATGGCATGAAATTGGtggaaatgtttatttttaagTAAGCTTAAAAAGACAgatgaaaattaacaacattggctcccaaacaatgttTAAAGATTGAGTGGAACGGAAAAGAGTGGGACAAAAAAATGACAGTTAGAGACAACCCCGAACCGCGACCCGTAAATTggaaaaggaaaagaagtcaGACAATATAAATCCACCCGCACCTTTGGCTGACCCTCTCCACCATGATCCCACCACAACAGAGAGCCATAATAGCAGAGCTTATGGCTCATAAATTGGTGTCTGGCAAAACCTTCCTTCTTAAACAGCTATTGACCACAAGGTCGACCCCGTCATGCTGGTTGACCTTGCTTTATTGGCAGCTCCCGTCCGCATAGATCATGGTCTCCACCTCCCCAATCAATGGTGGGTACTGATCGGACATGTGTACTGTTTCCATTATTAACATGCAAGAATGACTCCAACAAGGCTAGGCTATGCGTCCTCCTTTAGAATAAAGtttcttttaaaaattgaaGTAACTTGACTTTTGTCAGTTTAATTTCCAGTACAATAAGTCATATAGTGATATACAgtatctgtcaaatatttgaaaagTTGATTCAGACAATTGACTTCTTGAAATGAACTAAGTGTTAAAGGTGAGGAgaagacatacattttgtattgtattcagtttctaggtacaaaacatgtacaatttaGGACTTTATAGTAAATTAAACATCAAGTAATTTATCATCTGCTAC comes from Branchiostoma floridae strain S238N-H82 chromosome 2, Bfl_VNyyK, whole genome shotgun sequence and encodes:
- the LOC118409389 gene encoding calcium and integrin-binding family member 3-like; the encoded protein is MGNKQAAFTESQLEQYQDCTFFTRKEILRIFRRYRDLDSDHIPKSYTRGEASRIKVPFEYIEKMPELKENPFRRRICEVFSEDGSGNMTFDDFLDMFSVFSEQAPQDIKAVYAFKIYDADGDQFLSKSDLGKVLSCLTRDELTQEEMNTVVEKILEEADLDDDSQLSYMEFEHVISRAPDFLNTFHIRI